One genomic window of Centropristis striata isolate RG_2023a ecotype Rhode Island chromosome 20, C.striata_1.0, whole genome shotgun sequence includes the following:
- the LOC131993733 gene encoding caspase-14-like, whose product MSASFSFLLQAYQPEEKYTLDGKRMALIICDTSRAGCRHDINRVVKFCAQNEFHCYQNTQFTKAGLMEDLEDFKNMLDGDVCCLAVFIMAHGSLGHIHVSDGHVELQRIFETFDNRRCPTLRGNPKLFVIQACRGVQQCSNQPCFDASEPPGVDLEQLWPSESDSFFVYAVCPGNLAIRYPDTGSPLFEEMNNVFSQSDSKSIYDLFTMVNNRLQKRIERHGYKTDRAERSWQIEQNLVMPGLGRRRKTSAPVGGPLHIVDRLNKKLYL is encoded by the exons ATGTCagcttccttttcttttcttttgcagGCATACCAACCTGAGGAAAAGTACACGTTAGATGGAAAACGCATGGCTCTGATAATCTGTGACACATCGAGAGCTGGATGCCGGCACGACATCAATCGTGTGGTTAAATTCTGCGCCCAGAATGAATTTCACTGTTATCAGAATACCCAGTTCACCAAAGCG GGGCTAATGGAGGATCTGGAAGACTTTAAGAACATGCTGGATGGAGACGTCTGCTGCCTCGCAGTTTTTATCATGGCCCACGGAAGCCTCGGGCACATCCACGTGTCCGATGGCCATGTTGAGCTGCAGAGGATCTTTGAGACGTTTGACAATCGAAGATGCCCAACGCTGCGTGGAAACCCCAAACTGTTTGTTATACAAGCATGTCGAGGAG TCCAGCAGTGTTCAAATCAGCCCTGCTTCGATGCAAGTGAGCCGCCAGGTGTTGATCTGGAGCAACTATGGCCATCGGAGTCGGATTCCTTCTTTGTCTATGCAGTGTGTCCAG GGAACCTGGCCATCCGTTACCCTGACACTGGCAGTCCGCTGTTTGAGGAGATGAACAATGTTTTCTCTCAGTCAGACTCTAAAAGCATATACGACCTCTTCACCATG GTGAATAACAGGCTGCAGAAGAGAATAGAGAGACATGGATACAAAACAGACCGAGCAGAACGTTCTTGGCAGATCGAGCAGAACCTGGTGATGCCTGGATTAGGACGGAGGAGAAAAACATCAGCACCAGTGGGAGGGCCACTGCATATTGTTGATCGTCTGAATAAAAAATTGTACCTGTAA